A stretch of the Diadema setosum chromosome 16, eeDiaSeto1, whole genome shotgun sequence genome encodes the following:
- the LOC140239713 gene encoding uncharacterized protein: protein MGAAAKSPGKKSKADFKSAEAVPPARLKRPVSHSIKKLHPNHDFYCWQCHRQEDSDQFLYCNLCPRVYHLTCAKVGQVVADWVCPECEKMTEAECMDTQSSAMSLLNLDQIAKVLRCALEKVKLFSHSSVFLKPVDTSEYSDYRRYVFIPMDLSVVEKNIQKRYYGSTEAFMASVGWIHHNALVYFGSGSRIGNAGKALYKTFQNEMNEVETCPDCYVTSINKRTNWFAEVCTKPHTLIWAKLQGFPFWPAKAMKEKDGLVEARFFGQHDRAMIPVHNCFLYSSQIPFPPSKKRLNGLNNALKEVKVHIQNLIEKLGTYQLAAHLTPYDPNRRYTTNSLAVMPDGKVKGLTEASRYAMMRSKVVENGKEGSTQKSSDGQSASSSKSSETPGGAQETAEIDVEGSDGASQDSSLQEENNSENETAPIKSEPDDCNVETDMKGTCFQSSSNDSEAGRSSVDGHVEEDITEDDGDRKMEATDRLSVNKVDVPVKEEADNLPPSESDRKRKFSEASDSGDHQAKVLRKSSSDDDDDDGGDGGGGETQDEVELGTGKMVEDTLEEGDASDQSCKETDNSLPSEGLGGHLNDVSEDASSASTLQTPHKDDPSLETSAEARESKENGVSSGTSDGIESDVEKSEDSCALPASPPPSQTKAAQSTPKKDAFLENLSKTIDTCKASLGIDSEPAEDDEDEDDDDEDEDGDEEEEEEEEDEEEEEEEEEEEEDVNSTEDETLDSEEEADEEGTENAAEISTTNPLTTEAESTEDAAQIEREAEEDAAERTIDTNESLDEESNVENIADDGDETIPPDAEQFDGEQQVADTREEDDGAMCDDVPMDTEGTDREGAMCDDVTMDTERTDRETPMDVDDGLNEGDQENSRSESTSDIPPTPQAAEMPPVDSETSESRASQEEAASHAGEDSADGNAVSDRDTAKNVEDAVVASDDEDNDIGMYGGDSASDGELLIDEGKVEETVEKNGRREHGDGDRTESRDSPSNEPKSDVPDLKKGVTQDEGVSAEQGASNQDTGVAGPSPEVEAYKMASKDDRSAEADGTCRSPPALRGDSCEDVGAAPPPSSDGSDKDQKSPEDAESGVSSVPKTGEKDSEYGKLVNKIVEAAMRSYAELEDKLSTASGDLKSLVLKLQREVIALKAQRELQIEEMQHCNKLTSAEISLVAEYNKNMKLNNVRKECDWNQQNAVKKAKSTQWCASCGLEANYFCCWNTSYCNYRCQEQHWPVHEKTCQQKTGHFPFMMDPEGDPHKRKKKKKKRKKDYMVDSDGDFDNSDDDPTYEPDPEDLPTMVDHRKSKQQEVRETKLGRPRTSASKAEQQGQSKVRARKQTVASKLRAALTQPQQSSQKVAIQVSSGQVMKGNVILPTQVVSAGQAMTVNSSPKPVRLVQYSGGIPTSIVPKPQPFVQYVAAPGVAANMKTIPAQRPGAVPTVAVQVCPSKPTEVSSIVQALSQPLPQGLQPGGKYVITLGNAPVTNVQGGSTVKVVQQQQVPAPKLANAIPVVLNSSGGVAQVATVAPGVVPARVLPQVVATSLPQNRR, encoded by the exons CACCCGAACCATGACTTCTACTGCTGGCAGTGCCACAGGCAAGAAGACAGCGACCAGTTCCTCTACTGCAACCTGTGTCCGAGGGTCTACCACTTGACCTGTGCCAAAGTGGGTCAGGTTGTCGCCGACTGGGTGTGTCCTGAGTGTGAG AAAATGACGGAAGCAGAGTGTATGGACACGCAGTCGAGTGCCATGTCGCTCCTCAACCTCGACCAGATCGCCAAAGTCCTTCGCTGCGCCCTGGAGAAGGTTAAACTCTTCAGTCAC TCGTCTGTGTTCCTAAAGCCGGTGGATACGTCAGAGTATTCAGACTATCGCCGCTATGTCTTTATCCCCATGGATCTCTCTGTAGTTGAGAAG AATATCCAGAAACGATATTATGGCTCAACAGAGGCTTTCATGGCGAGCGTAGGTTGGATCCATCATAATGCTCTTGTGTATTTTGGAT CTGGATCAAGAATTGGCAATGCAGGCAAGGCACTGTACAAGACATTTCAAAATGAG ATGAATGAAGTGGAAACGTGCCCTGACTGCTATGTCACAAGCATCAACAAACGGACGAACTGGTTCGCCGAAGTCTGT aCTAAACCCCACACTCTGATTTGGGCTAAACTTCAGGGATTTCCCTTCTGGCCAGCAAAG GCTATGAAGGAGAAAGATGGATTGGTTGAGGCACGTTTCTTTGGCCAGCACGACCGCGCCATGATCCCCGTCCACAACTGCTTCCTATACTCCAGCCAGATCCCATTCCCACCCTCTAAGAAGCGGCTGAACGGCCTCAACAATGCCCTCAAGGAAGTGAAGGTCCACATCCAGAACCTGATTGAGAAGCTGGGCACCTACCAGCTGGCGGCCCACCTGACGCCCTATGACCCCAACCGGCGCTACACCACAAACTCCCTGGCCGTCATGCCCGACGGCAAGGTCAAGGGGCTGACAGAGGCCAGCCGATATGCCATGATGAGGTCAAAGGTGGTGGAGAACGGAAAGGAGGGGTCGACGCAGAAGAGTTCGGATGGTCAGTCGGCGTCGTCTTCAAAGAGCAGTGAGACCCCCGGTGGTGCACAAGAAACTGCGGAGATTGATGTCGAAGGCTCCGATGGAGCGAGCCAAGACAGTAGTCTCCAGGAAGAAAACAATAGCGAGAATGAGACAGCACCCATCAAGTCGGAACCTGATGACTGTAATGTAGAGACTGACATGAAGGGCACCTGCTTCCAGTCTAGTTCAAATGATAGTGAAGCTGGAAGAAGTTCAGTTGATGGACATGTTGAAGAGGATATAACTGAGGATGATGGTGACAGAAAAATGGAAGCTACTGATAGATTATCTGTGAACAAGGTTGATGTGCCAGTTAAAGAGGAAGCAGACAATTTACCTCCATCTGAGAGTGACAGGAAAAGGAAGTTCTCCGAGGCCAGTGACTCTGGGGATCATCAGGCCAAGGTCCTGAGGAAATCAtcaagtgatgatgatgatgatgatggtggggATGGAGGAGGGGGTGAAACACAGGATGAAGTTGAACTTGGGACAGGAAAAATGGTGGAAGATACATTAGAAGAGGGTGATGCCTCAGACCAAAGCTGCAAAGAAACAGATAACTCTCTCCCTTCTGAGGGTCTCGGAGGCCACCTGAATGATGTTTCTGAGGATGCATCCAGTGCTTCTACTCTGCAGACACCTCACAAAGACGATCCTTCCCTGGAGACTAGTGCTGAAGCAAGGGAAAGCAAAGAGAATGGTGTTTCCAGTGGTACCTCTGATGGAATTGAGAGCGATGTTGAGAAATCTGAGGATTCTTGTGCATTGCCTGCAAGCCCTCCTCCATCCCAAACAAAGGCAGCGCAGTCCACGCCAAAGAAAGATGCCTTCCTGGAGAACCTCAGCAAGACCATCGACACCTGCAAGGCATCACTGGGTATCGATTCCGAGCCGGCAGAGGATGACGAGGATgaagacgatgatgatgaagatgaggatggggatgaggaagaggaggaggaggaggaggatgaggaggaagaagaggaggaagaggaggaggaggaggatgtaAACTCCACAGAGGATGAGACTCTTGACAGTGAAGAGGAGGCTGATGAGGAAGGAACGGAGAATGCTGCAGAGATCAGCACAACTAATCCTCTGACAACAGAAGCGGAAAGTACCGAGGATGCAGCTCAAATCGAGagagaagcagaagaagatgCAGCTGAGAGAACTATTGACACCAATGAATCATTGGATGAGGAATCAAATGTAGAAAATATTGCAGATGATGGAGATGAGACAATACCACCTGATGCAGAACAATTTGATGGAGAGCAGCAGGTGGCCGATACCAGAGAAGAGGATGATGGAGCAATGTGTGATGATGTTCCCATGGATACAGAGGGAACAGATAGAGAGGGAGCAATGTGTGATGATGTTACCATGGATACAGAGAGAACAGATAGAGAGACACCAATGGATGTTGATGATGGCCTCAATGAAGGAGACCAAGAAAACAGCCGGAGCGAAAGCACAAGTGACATTCCTCCCACTCCACAAGCAGCCGAGATGCCTCCAGTAGACAGTGAAACCAGTGAAAGCAGGGCAAGTCAGGAGGAAGCGGCATCGCATGCGGGCGAAGATTCTGCCGATGGCAATGCTGTCTCTGATAGAGACACCGCGAAGAACGTGGAGGATGCAGTTGTTGCCAGCGATGATGAGGACAACGACATCGGCATGTATGGAGGCGATAGTGCAAGTGACGGAGAGTTGCTCATCGATGAAGGAAAAGTGGAGGAGACGGTGGAGAAGAATGGAAGGAGGGAACATGGTGACGGAGATAGAACTGAATCGCGAGACTCTCCAAGCAATGAACCAAAGAGCGATGTGCCTGATTTAAAGAAAGGTGTCACGCAGGATGAGGGCGTGTCCGCTGAGCAGGGCGCCTCAAACCAGGACACTGGAGTTGCAGGACCATCTCCAGAAGTAGAGGCTTACAAAATGGCAAGTAAGGATGACAGAAGTGCGGAGGCTGATGGTACGTGTAGATCACCCCCTGCGTTGAGGGGAGATTCGTGCGAGGATGTAGGCGCGGCACCACCTCCGAGCAGCGATGGAAGCGACAAAGACCAGAAATCCCCAGAGGATGCTGAGAGTGGCGTGAGCAGTGTGCCCAAGACAGGAGAGAAGGACTCAGAGTATGGGAAGCTTGTGAATAAG ATTGTGGAAGCTGCCATGAGATCCTACGCAGAGCTTGAAGACAAGTTGTCAACGGCCAGTGGAGACCTCAAGTCACTCGTGCTGAAGCTCCAGAGGGAGGTGATTGCATTGAAGGCACAGCGGGAACTGCAGATAGAGGAGATGCAGCACTGCAACA aGCTTACATCAGCTGAGATATCGCTGGTGGCAGAATACAACAAGAATATGAAGCTGAATAATGTGAGGAAGGAATGTGACTGGAACCAACAAAATGCGGTCAAGAAAGCCAAGTCCACTCAGTGG TGTGCTTCCTGTGGCCTGGAGGCTAACTACTTCTGCTGCTGGAACACCAGCTACTGCAACTACCGCTGCCAGGAGCAGCACTGGCCTGTGCATGAGAAGACGTGCCAGCAGAAGACCGGCCACTTTCCCTTCATGATGGATCCG GAAGGGGATCCTcacaagaggaagaagaagaagaagaagagaaagaaggatTACATGGTGGATTCAGATGGAGACTTCGACAACAGTGATGATGACCCGACGTATGAGCCAGATCCAGAG GATTTGCCGACCATGGTCGACCACAGGAAGTCCAAGCAGCAAGAGGTACGGGAGACCAAGTTAGGCCGTCCTCGGACGTCGGCCTCCAAAGCCGAGCAGCAGGGGCAGTCGAAGGTCAGGGCTCGCAAGCAGACGGTGGCCTCCAAGCTTAGGGCTGCCCTCACTCAGCCGCAGCAGAGCAGCCAGAAG GTTGCCATTCAAGTTTCCTCTGGCCAAGTGATGAAAGGTAATGTAATTCTGCCCACTCAAGTCGTTTCTGCTGGCCAAGCTATGACCGTCAATTCCAGCCCAAAACCTGTCCGTTTGGTCCAGTACAGCGGGGGCATCCCAACAAGCATCGTGCCCAAGCCACAGCCCTTCGTCCAGTACGTGGCCGCACCGGGTGTCGCGGCAAACATGAAGACCATCCCGGCACAGCGCCCCGGGGCGGTACCAACGGTTGCGGTGCAGGTGTGCCCGAGCAAGCCGACTGAAGTTTCCTCCATTGTGCAGGCGCTGTCGCAGCCACTGCCGCAGGGGCTGCAGCCCGGCGGCAAGTACGTCATCACCCTGGGCAACGCGCCAGTGACCAACGTTCAAGGTGGCAGCACCGTGAAAGTGGTGCAGCAGCAGCAAGTGCCAGCACCGAAGCTGGCCAATGCCATACCCGTGGTTCTCAACAGTTCGGGCGGGGTCGCACAGGTTGCCACCGTTGCACCGGGAGTGGTACCAGCTAGGGTGTTGCCACAGGTAGTGGCCACATCTCTGCCGCAGAATAGGCGGTAG